A part of Pseudanabaena yagii GIHE-NHR1 genomic DNA contains:
- a CDS encoding helix-turn-helix domain-containing protein: protein MQLLDSLLAPKADESLGQYLRRLRLHRGLSQADVVELAGIHLQSLGKIERGRTLKLNHKTCSGLAYALNVPKEYLESVGRGVAVDVPSALKFCPSCWTVGTAPESMWLDLRAKCCFLCGMELRHRCVGCQEPITSLKHRFCPFCGTSYQSSSSLKV, encoded by the coding sequence ATGCAGCTTCTTGATTCTTTACTTGCGCCTAAAGCTGATGAATCACTCGGTCAATATCTTCGACGGCTCAGACTACACAGAGGTTTGAGTCAAGCCGATGTGGTCGAGCTTGCAGGTATTCATTTGCAAAGCTTGGGTAAAATCGAACGAGGGAGAACGCTTAAACTCAATCACAAAACTTGTAGTGGGTTGGCTTATGCTCTTAATGTTCCGAAAGAGTATCTCGAATCGGTTGGCAGAGGTGTTGCCGTGGATGTCCCATCTGCGCTCAAGTTTTGTCCGAGTTGCTGGACTGTAGGAACGGCTCCTGAGTCGATGTGGTTGGATTTAAGAGCGAAGTGTTGTTTTCTCTGCGGGATGGAGTTACGTCATCGCTGTGTGGGCTGTCAGGAGCCGATTACTTCCCTGAAGCATCGTTTCTGCCCTTTTTGTGGGACATCTTATCAATCTTCTTCATCTTTAAAAGTTTAA
- a CDS encoding M67 family metallopeptidase — protein MQSHAEAAYPEECCGLLLGLIQYSDPPIKIVSEVQAMRNIWNKESALNFQLPSGSDPSSQEGHGVSKIDRYSIDPQEMLGVQQKARECSLEIIGIYHSHPDARAVPSAFDEAIAWPLYSYAIVSVFQGKTDDLQSWMLDDKGNFQSEPIHLLATKQIL, from the coding sequence ATGCAAAGCCACGCCGAAGCAGCTTATCCAGAGGAATGTTGCGGTTTGCTTTTGGGTCTAATCCAATACTCAGATCCTCCTATCAAGATTGTTAGTGAAGTTCAGGCGATGCGTAATATCTGGAACAAAGAATCGGCTCTTAATTTTCAATTGCCTTCGGGTTCTGATCCTAGTTCCCAAGAAGGGCATGGTGTTAGTAAGATTGACCGCTACAGCATCGATCCTCAAGAAATGCTCGGCGTTCAACAAAAGGCACGGGAATGCAGTTTGGAGATTATTGGCATTTATCACTCCCATCCAGATGCTAGGGCAGTTCCTTCTGCCTTCGATGAGGCGATCGCTTGGCCACTATACTCCTATGCGATCGTTTCTGTTTTTCAAGGGAAAACAGACGATCTGCAAAGCTGGATGCTTGATGACAAGGGGAACTTCCAAAGTGAGCCGATTCATCTCTTGGCAACTAAGCAGATCCTTTAA
- a CDS encoding cyclase family protein, whose product MINQKTVALLGQHVQLIDLSRPLEPTVSEPTPPRIQRISHQDCAEMWEFMFGIPSTALPNGLGFAGEIVEASTHASTHLDAPWHYAPTSEGQTAWTIDEIPLDWFAGQAIVLDVSDLPTGYLIEPEDIEKRLEKLSHTITPGEIVLFCTGADAVWGTEEFFGYGCGLGEEAVLYLVDLGVRVIGTDAWSLDRPYPMIGNEWATFQDPKRLWSAHFAGIKRKYCQIEKLTNLSQLPPVGSTILCFPIKVKGGSGAWSRVVGLVPAG is encoded by the coding sequence TTGATTAATCAAAAGACTGTCGCACTTCTGGGGCAGCACGTTCAACTAATCGACCTCAGTCGTCCACTTGAACCAACAGTAAGCGAACCCACTCCTCCCCGTATACAACGCATCTCGCATCAAGACTGTGCCGAGATGTGGGAATTTATGTTTGGCATACCATCAACCGCTCTTCCTAATGGACTTGGCTTTGCGGGTGAAATTGTTGAAGCCTCAACTCATGCCAGTACTCACTTAGACGCACCGTGGCATTACGCTCCAACCTCGGAGGGACAGACTGCTTGGACAATTGATGAAATTCCACTGGATTGGTTCGCTGGGCAAGCTATCGTTTTAGACGTATCGGATCTACCCACAGGCTATTTGATCGAACCCGAAGACATAGAGAAGCGCTTAGAGAAATTAAGCCACACCATTACCCCTGGCGAGATAGTGCTTTTTTGTACAGGAGCGGATGCAGTATGGGGTACAGAAGAATTTTTTGGTTACGGGTGTGGATTAGGAGAGGAAGCGGTTCTTTATCTTGTAGACCTTGGAGTACGAGTGATTGGCACTGATGCATGGAGTTTGGATCGTCCCTACCCAATGATTGGCAATGAGTGGGCAACTTTTCAAGACCCAAAACGTTTATGGTCGGCTCATTTTGCAGGGATAAAGCGAAAATACTGTCAAATCGAGAAATTAACCAACTTGAGCCAGCTTCCACCAGTTGGTAGTACTATCCTGTGCTTTCCGATCAAAGTAAAGGGCGGCAGCGGCGCATGGTCAAGAGTTGTTGGGTTAGTGCCAGCAGGATAA
- a CDS encoding class I SAM-dependent methyltransferase: MTAKVVSFFMASACSQEQKLGKKPIMYQPIFEITPEIEQHFDSPLRVKAEATVAAIALSKSISTATQQQQVELAKASGWGTLTDIWVKANHQGNTWQHRCHEKLSQLLTKAEIQAAKSATATAYQTSFEVIRAMWDILSDIGFTGGAIVEPACNTLSFMGCQPALMRERSQWVGIELDPIFAQIARLLYPEALIYAQGFETVSLSDNSFDLAIGNIPFGNYKLYDPRYAHLNLSIHNYFLAKCADLVRENGLIALITSCFTLDAANTSFRRYLASKLELVTAIRLPDIAFKRFANTEVVADILIFRKLTETEQMAMNRTNYKYPDWVKTVPSGNHTVNQEPIMINQWFVEAA, encoded by the coding sequence ATGACAGCTAAAGTCGTGTCCTTTTTTATGGCTAGCGCTTGTTCGCAAGAACAAAAACTAGGGAAAAAGCCAATCATGTACCAACCCATATTTGAGATCACGCCAGAAATCGAGCAGCATTTTGATAGCCCATTGCGAGTAAAAGCAGAAGCAACCGTCGCTGCGATCGCCCTAAGCAAATCAATATCAACAGCAACACAGCAACAACAGGTAGAACTCGCCAAAGCATCGGGATGGGGAACCCTCACCGATATCTGGGTGAAAGCCAATCATCAAGGCAACACATGGCAGCATCGATGCCATGAAAAACTGAGCCAACTATTGACCAAAGCCGAAATCCAAGCCGCCAAATCCGCAACGGCAACCGCCTACCAAACGAGCTTTGAAGTAATCCGCGCCATGTGGGATATTCTCAGTGATATCGGCTTCACAGGTGGAGCGATCGTCGAACCAGCGTGCAACACCCTATCGTTTATGGGATGCCAGCCCGCACTGATGAGAGAGCGATCTCAATGGGTAGGCATAGAACTAGACCCAATCTTTGCCCAAATCGCGAGATTGCTATACCCAGAAGCCCTGATTTACGCTCAGGGATTTGAGACAGTGAGCCTAAGTGATAACAGTTTTGACCTAGCGATCGGCAACATTCCCTTTGGCAATTACAAACTCTACGATCCACGCTATGCCCACTTGAACCTCAGTATTCACAACTATTTTTTAGCCAAATGTGCTGACCTCGTGCGAGAAAATGGATTGATAGCTCTAATTACCAGTTGTTTCACTCTTGATGCAGCTAATACTAGCTTTCGGAGATATCTAGCGAGTAAGTTAGAGCTAGTGACCGCCATTAGATTGCCAGATATCGCCTTTAAGAGATTTGCCAACACAGAAGTAGTTGCCGATATTCTTATTTTCCGTAAACTCACAGAAACTGAACAGATGGCAATGAATCGAACAAATTACAAATATCCTGATTGGGTAAAGACAGTTCCATCAGGCAACCACACAGTCAATCAGGAGCCAATCATGATTAACCAATGGTTTGTAGAGGCAGCCTAG
- a CDS encoding Rpn family recombination-promoting nuclease/putative transposase yields the protein MKTDTLFFQLFNTFHTLLFELIERPIAEAEGYEFSSVEVKEKAFRFDGIFSPKAKDKPIYLLEVQFQQKEDFYWEYLSEIYLYLNQYRPAQEWQAIAIFARRSYEPEPRSHVQEMFDCQRIRRVYLEDLLERETDSFAIGIIQLILSNESQAITKARQLGEKIEQENNTEIQEQVLELIETVLVYKFPKLSRQEIEAMFTYSDLKQTRVYQEAREEGEQRGEQRGLKLGEQRGLVKGQSTMLLRMLGRKFGQITPSLRGKVNKLSAKQLENLAEALFDLETIADLNNWLKTKGKGN from the coding sequence ATGAAAACTGATACGCTCTTCTTTCAATTATTCAACACCTTTCACACCCTACTGTTTGAGCTAATCGAACGCCCGATTGCTGAAGCAGAAGGCTATGAATTTAGCTCAGTAGAAGTGAAAGAAAAAGCCTTTCGGTTTGATGGCATATTTAGCCCAAAAGCCAAAGACAAACCGATATATTTACTTGAAGTCCAGTTTCAGCAAAAGGAAGACTTTTACTGGGAATACCTATCCGAGATATATCTGTACCTAAACCAATACCGTCCCGCACAAGAATGGCAAGCGATCGCCATCTTTGCGAGGCGCAGTTATGAACCAGAGCCAAGAAGCCATGTACAGGAAATGTTCGACTGCCAGAGGATACGGCGAGTCTACCTAGAAGACCTGCTAGAGCGAGAGACAGACTCCTTTGCGATCGGTATTATTCAGCTCATCTTGTCTAATGAAAGTCAAGCTATAACTAAGGCAAGACAACTAGGTGAAAAGATTGAGCAAGAAAACAATACCGAAATCCAAGAGCAGGTACTAGAATTAATAGAGACAGTGTTGGTATATAAATTCCCAAAACTCAGTCGGCAGGAGATTGAAGCAATGTTTACATACAGCGATTTAAAGCAAACGCGAGTATATCAAGAGGCAAGAGAAGAAGGCGAACAGCGTGGTGAGCAACGTGGCTTAAAGCTAGGCGAGCAACGCGGACTAGTAAAAGGGCAATCCACGATGTTGCTGCGGATGCTTGGTCGCAAGTTTGGACAGATCACCCCAAGTTTGAGGGGCAAGGTGAATAAACTATCGGCAAAGCAGTTAGAAAATTTAGCTGAAGCATTATTTGACCTAGAGACGATCGCCGACCTAAACAACTGGTTAAAAACCAAAGGCAAAGGCAACTAA
- a CDS encoding transposase, with protein sequence MTQNASRIYNELIKFGSQYSQWSDVRHLGVMAWMMVGMIATGSVNLTKWLSHINTKALIAQSTQRQLSRWLNNPRINPAKLYSPVIKELIAKWKEPEIYLSFDTSQLWEEYSMIRLCVVHQGRALPLCWRVIKHRSSSVEMSSYQDMLKRASKLLPVNVKVVLLADRAFANPELVRYVWELKWQCRIRIKGNFWIYAPKHGWQTVKQLHLRLGEAKLIHNVKVHKTESKRLTDVHIAAAWESGSREYWYILSTEPTTLQTFWEYGLRFDIEENFLDDKSNGFDLESSRLRSAPAISRLCFVIALTTLFLTAQGLAVADSGYRRLVDPHWFRGLSYLKIGWNWIHTAITKNWAFLPFYSFTSYLDSHPAIASRRKHLQKLFRIEFYASTLDYAS encoded by the coding sequence ATGACCCAAAACGCCTCACGTATCTATAATGAACTAATAAAATTCGGGAGTCAATACAGCCAGTGGTCAGATGTGCGCCATTTGGGAGTAATGGCGTGGATGATGGTGGGAATGATCGCCACAGGGAGTGTGAATTTAACGAAGTGGTTAAGCCATATCAACACAAAAGCATTGATCGCCCAAAGCACGCAAAGACAACTATCAAGATGGCTGAACAATCCGCGCATAAATCCAGCTAAGCTATACAGTCCAGTAATCAAAGAGTTAATCGCTAAATGGAAAGAGCCAGAAATATATCTGAGTTTTGATACCAGTCAACTGTGGGAAGAATACAGCATGATCCGATTGTGTGTAGTTCATCAGGGAAGAGCTTTACCGTTATGTTGGCGTGTAATCAAACATCGCAGTAGTAGTGTGGAGATGAGTAGCTATCAAGACATGCTCAAACGCGCATCGAAACTGTTGCCCGTGAATGTCAAAGTAGTTTTATTAGCAGACCGAGCATTTGCTAATCCAGAACTGGTGCGCTATGTGTGGGAATTAAAATGGCAATGTCGGATTCGGATCAAGGGTAATTTCTGGATATATGCCCCCAAGCATGGCTGGCAAACAGTCAAACAATTACATCTTCGTCTTGGTGAAGCTAAGTTGATCCACAATGTTAAAGTTCACAAAACTGAGTCCAAGCGTCTTACCGATGTGCATATTGCGGCGGCTTGGGAATCTGGGAGCCGAGAGTATTGGTATATTCTCAGTACTGAACCTACCACACTCCAAACTTTTTGGGAGTATGGTCTGAGATTCGATATTGAGGAGAATTTCTTGGATGATAAATCTAATGGCTTTGATTTAGAATCTTCGCGTTTACGTTCGGCTCCTGCCATTTCTCGCCTTTGTTTTGTGATAGCACTGACCACCTTGTTTTTAACGGCTCAAGGACTGGCGGTTGCTGATTCTGGCTATCGTCGTTTGGTTGATCCTCATTGGTTTCGTGGGCTTAGTTATCTCAAGATTGGCTGGAACTGGATTCACACCGCTATCACTAAAAACTGGGCTTTCTTGCCTTTCTACTCTTTTACTTCTTATCTTGACTCTCACCCTGCTATTGCTTCTCGTCGAAAACATCTTCAGAAATTATTCCGCATTGAGTTCTATGCTTCTACTCTCGACTATGCTTCATAG
- a CDS encoding formylglycine-generating enzyme family protein: MQNRFLLFTFYFLLVCLLAIAPPVFAANSCPDGMVFIHGGTFRMGSDSDRFPEEKAADNVSVSSFCMDQHEITNAEFAKFVKATGYKTIAEIPLSKEEFPDLPDEQRLAGSLVFQPPKEDAQQVPFLSWWSWTVGANWQHPFGKDSSIKGKDNYPVVHTAYKDAEAYAKWIGKSIPTEAQWEYAARGGLDGTTYTWGDQYSEKKANTWQGIFPFFNTKADGYKGLAPVGSFPPNAYGLYDMTGNVWEWTSDFFEFGHDRMAHQHNPIASDRHKSFDQKKPDESVLHVIKGGSYLCAPNYCSRYRPTARESESPDTGTTHIGFRLVIATE, translated from the coding sequence GTGCAAAATAGGTTTTTACTTTTTACTTTTTACTTTTTACTTGTCTGCCTTCTCGCGATCGCGCCGCCAGTTTTTGCTGCTAACTCTTGTCCTGATGGGATGGTGTTTATTCATGGTGGCACTTTTCGGATGGGGTCGGATAGCGATCGCTTTCCTGAAGAGAAAGCTGCCGATAATGTCAGCGTGAGCAGTTTTTGTATGGATCAGCATGAAATCACCAATGCTGAATTTGCTAAATTTGTGAAGGCCACTGGTTACAAGACTATTGCAGAGATTCCTTTGTCAAAAGAAGAATTTCCCGATCTACCTGATGAGCAACGCTTAGCAGGTTCTTTAGTCTTTCAACCACCTAAGGAAGATGCTCAGCAAGTACCATTTCTGAGTTGGTGGAGTTGGACAGTGGGTGCAAATTGGCAGCATCCTTTTGGAAAAGATAGTTCTATTAAGGGGAAAGATAATTATCCTGTTGTGCATACTGCTTATAAAGATGCAGAAGCCTATGCGAAGTGGATTGGCAAGTCTATTCCTACAGAAGCGCAATGGGAATATGCAGCACGAGGGGGATTAGATGGTACGACCTATACTTGGGGCGATCAGTACTCAGAGAAGAAAGCGAATACTTGGCAGGGGATTTTTCCATTTTTTAATACTAAAGCTGATGGATATAAGGGTTTAGCGCCTGTTGGTTCGTTCCCTCCTAATGCTTATGGTCTCTATGATATGACAGGTAATGTTTGGGAATGGACTTCTGATTTCTTTGAGTTTGGACACGATCGCATGGCGCATCAGCATAATCCGATCGCTAGCGATCGCCATAAAAGTTTTGACCAAAAAAAGCCCGATGAGTCAGTGTTACATGTGATCAAGGGTGGCTCCTATCTCTGCGCTCCCAATTACTGTAGTCGTTATCGTCCTACGGCGCGGGAGTCCGAGTCTCCCGATACGGGAACTACTCATATTGGGTTTCGCTTAGTTATTGCTACTGAATAA
- a CDS encoding SDR family NAD(P)-dependent oxidoreductase, whose product MTQKLAGKVAIITGASTGIGAATAITLAEEGAYVAIAARRADKLNEVAQKIEASGGKVLQVITDVTDEAQVQNLIAKTKETFGRIDILVNNAGIAIAGQIANANTDDWRKMINVNIFGVLYATHAVLPILLEQKSGHIVNVSSVAGRTVRAGIGLYNLTKWGVNAFSESLRLEVTPQNIRVTVVEPGMVNTEIDQHISDPVAYEKSQALRKSITPLEAEDVANAIAYAVSQPERVDINEILIRPTTQYW is encoded by the coding sequence ATGACCCAAAAATTAGCAGGCAAAGTCGCAATTATTACAGGTGCTTCCACAGGTATCGGTGCTGCTACTGCGATCACCTTAGCAGAGGAAGGTGCTTATGTAGCGATCGCTGCTAGACGCGCAGATAAATTAAATGAAGTTGCTCAAAAGATTGAAGCATCGGGCGGCAAAGTTCTCCAAGTAATTACCGATGTTACTGATGAAGCGCAAGTTCAAAACTTAATTGCAAAGACCAAAGAAACTTTTGGACGTATTGATATTTTGGTGAACAATGCAGGAATTGCGATCGCTGGACAAATCGCCAATGCGAATACCGATGATTGGCGCAAAATGATCAATGTGAATATATTTGGGGTCTTATATGCCACTCATGCTGTCTTACCAATACTTTTAGAACAAAAGTCGGGACATATTGTGAATGTCTCCTCAGTGGCTGGTCGCACTGTCCGCGCAGGTATTGGGCTTTATAACTTAACGAAATGGGGTGTGAATGCCTTTTCTGAATCATTGCGATTGGAAGTGACACCACAAAACATCCGCGTTACGGTTGTAGAACCTGGAATGGTGAATACAGAAATCGATCAGCATATCTCCGATCCCGTTGCCTACGAAAAGAGTCAAGCCCTTCGCAAATCAATTACGCCTCTAGAAGCGGAAGATGTTGCCAATGCGATCGCCTATGCCGTCAGTCAACCCGAACGAGTTGATATAAATGAGATTTTGATTCGTCCGACAACGCAGTATTGGTAA
- a CDS encoding 4Fe-4S binding protein, with protein MIELVSATRCIQCNICVSVCPTNVFERVVDAPPAIARQSNCQTCFMCELYCPVDALYVDSNANEHVVVDEKTLIASGVLGSYRRSVGWSKEKVPALATS; from the coding sequence GTGATTGAGCTTGTCAGTGCTACCCGTTGCATCCAATGTAATATCTGCGTCTCTGTATGTCCTACGAATGTTTTTGAGCGTGTTGTCGATGCTCCTCCTGCGATTGCGCGACAAAGTAATTGCCAAACCTGCTTTATGTGTGAGTTGTATTGTCCTGTCGATGCTCTGTATGTAGACTCGAACGCCAATGAGCATGTAGTCGTGGATGAAAAGACTCTGATTGCATCGGGAGTTCTCGGCAGCTATCGCAGGAGTGTTGGCTGGAGCAAAGAGAAGGTTCCCGCTTTAGCTACATCGTGA
- a CDS encoding ABC transporter substrate-binding protein, which yields MQPKSGHRILLKWTKSAIAAIAILSLTLATSGCSTGTVQATKDADAPKVAAAKQTPTESVVLRVGFISSESKIPIGPEGWALEKNWLVPELKEFGITEVKFVPFVGGPPLNEAIAGNRLDLGMYGDTPALAGRSAGLKTVIINQNRVGNDAYLITKRNGAKTVEELKGEKVGVTKGTYLHHYLLGRLEKAGIAKDVKLVQVSTTDSKAALERGDIAAYPFSIAIGLELIAQGYPAIDQAKNHRELVGSGVTVVTEDFLKKNPRFAEKWEKIRLKALEDIKANPDAFYKFASRASGYSEEISKQAYPIDLFTKEAFPAEGLQLLNSTKQFLADQKLLKTNFEIKEWQSPSS from the coding sequence ATGCAACCCAAATCTGGACATAGAATTTTACTTAAATGGACAAAATCAGCGATCGCGGCAATCGCTATTCTTTCTTTGACCCTAGCTACAAGTGGCTGTAGCACAGGCACGGTGCAAGCAACTAAAGATGCCGATGCACCCAAGGTCGCCGCCGCTAAGCAAACACCTACGGAATCCGTGGTACTTCGAGTTGGTTTTATTAGCTCTGAAAGCAAGATTCCCATTGGACCTGAAGGTTGGGCTTTAGAAAAAAATTGGTTAGTTCCTGAACTCAAGGAATTTGGAATTACCGAAGTAAAATTTGTACCCTTTGTCGGAGGTCCCCCTCTAAATGAAGCGATCGCAGGTAATCGTCTTGATTTAGGAATGTATGGTGATACTCCTGCATTAGCTGGGCGATCGGCTGGTTTAAAGACAGTAATTATCAATCAAAATCGTGTTGGGAATGATGCCTATTTAATCACCAAGAGAAATGGTGCGAAAACCGTAGAAGAGTTAAAGGGCGAGAAGGTTGGCGTTACCAAAGGAACCTATTTACATCATTATTTATTGGGTCGCTTAGAGAAAGCGGGTATTGCTAAGGATGTCAAGCTTGTACAGGTTTCTACTACGGATTCTAAAGCAGCTTTGGAACGTGGTGACATTGCCGCTTATCCCTTTTCGATCGCGATCGGCTTAGAGTTAATCGCTCAGGGCTACCCTGCGATCGATCAAGCCAAAAATCATAGGGAACTAGTTGGCTCAGGTGTCACGGTGGTAACTGAGGATTTCTTAAAAAAGAATCCTCGGTTTGCCGAGAAGTGGGAAAAGATTCGTCTCAAAGCCCTAGAGGATATCAAAGCAAATCCTGATGCTTTCTATAAGTTTGCATCTAGGGCAAGTGGATATTCTGAGGAAATTTCTAAACAGGCTTATCCCATTGATCTATTTACCAAAGAAGCGTTTCCTGCGGAAGGTTTGCAACTACTCAATTCCACTAAGCAGTTTCTCGCCGATCAGAAGTTGTTAAAAACCAACTTTGAGATTAAAGAATGGCAGTCGCCTAGTTCTTAA
- a CDS encoding FAD-dependent oxidoreductase, translating to MSSQTKTLSEINLEADVLVIGGGPAGTWSAWSAAQSGSKVILVDKGYCGTSGAAAAAGNGVWYIPPDPEQREQAMASREAMGGFLADRNWMQRVLDRTYDNVNTLADWGYPFQPDVNGQPIKRSLQGPEYLRLMRKKIRKAGVEILDNSPALELLVDNEGAVAGARGVNRQTGESWTVKSSAVIIATGGCAFLSKSLGCNVLTGDGYLMAAEAGADFSGMEFSNAYAIAPRDSSVTKTRFYSWASFTYEDGTIIEGAGSAKGRSVIAKTLIDQPVYARLDNEVTDEIRDWMRASQPNFFIYFDRAGIDPFTDRFPITLRLEGTVRGTGGIRIADYSCATSVAGLYAAGDAATRELICGGFTGGGSHNAAWATSSGYWAGQSAAEYAVRLGAKVSDRQVRAVGDAGLQQDGRKAFNPEEAIAVTQGEVFPYDRNWFRSETTLKASLQNLDHLWNEIRNSGAQQKEQVVRAREAASMVATARWMYNSGLARTETRGMHRRTDFNKQDTTQHYRLLSGGLDQVWVKPDPQSVKVEKKELVTV from the coding sequence ATGTCTAGCCAAACCAAAACTCTTTCTGAAATCAATTTAGAAGCAGATGTATTAGTCATCGGTGGTGGACCCGCAGGTACTTGGTCAGCATGGAGTGCTGCTCAAAGTGGCTCAAAGGTGATTCTCGTAGATAAGGGCTATTGTGGAACCAGTGGTGCAGCAGCAGCAGCAGGCAATGGCGTATGGTACATTCCCCCCGATCCTGAACAGCGCGAACAAGCAATGGCAAGTCGGGAAGCGATGGGTGGTTTCCTAGCCGATCGCAATTGGATGCAGCGTGTACTCGATCGCACCTATGACAATGTCAATACCTTGGCTGACTGGGGCTATCCTTTTCAACCTGATGTCAATGGTCAGCCAATTAAGCGATCGCTGCAAGGTCCCGAATACCTGCGCCTGATGCGGAAAAAGATTCGCAAAGCAGGGGTGGAAATTCTGGATAACAGTCCTGCTTTGGAATTGTTGGTTGATAACGAAGGTGCAGTTGCTGGCGCAAGAGGAGTTAATCGTCAAACTGGTGAAAGCTGGACTGTGAAATCATCGGCGGTAATCATTGCCACAGGTGGCTGTGCTTTCTTGAGTAAATCCCTCGGTTGCAATGTGCTGACTGGTGACGGCTACTTGATGGCAGCCGAAGCAGGAGCCGATTTTTCAGGGATGGAATTTTCCAATGCCTATGCGATCGCCCCTAGAGATTCCTCAGTTACCAAAACGCGCTTCTATTCATGGGCTTCCTTTACCTACGAAGATGGCACGATCATTGAAGGTGCAGGATCGGCGAAGGGTCGCTCTGTCATTGCCAAGACTCTAATCGATCAGCCTGTCTATGCCCGTCTCGATAACGAAGTTACCGACGAGATCAGAGATTGGATGCGAGCTTCTCAACCCAATTTCTTTATCTATTTCGATCGTGCTGGCATCGATCCCTTTACCGATCGCTTCCCCATCACCCTACGTCTAGAAGGCACGGTACGTGGTACGGGTGGTATTCGCATCGCTGATTACTCCTGTGCCACCTCCGTAGCAGGACTCTATGCCGCAGGTGATGCCGCGACCCGCGAATTAATTTGCGGTGGTTTCACTGGTGGTGGTAGTCATAATGCCGCTTGGGCAACCTCTTCAGGCTATTGGGCTGGACAGTCGGCAGCAGAATATGCAGTGCGTTTAGGTGCAAAAGTTAGCGATCGCCAAGTTCGTGCGGTCGGTGATGCAGGGCTACAACAGGATGGACGCAAAGCCTTTAATCCTGAAGAAGCGATCGCCGTCACCCAAGGCGAAGTCTTCCCCTACGATCGCAACTGGTTCCGTTCAGAAACCACTCTCAAAGCTTCTCTCCAAAATCTCGACCATCTATGGAATGAGATCCGCAACAGTGGCGCACAGCAAAAAGAGCAAGTTGTCCGCGCCCGTGAAGCAGCTTCAATGGTGGCGACAGCAAGATGGATGTATAACAGTGGTCTTGCCCGTACCGAAACTCGCGGTATGCACCGTCGCACTGATTTCAACAAGCAAGATACCACCCAGCATTATCGCTTGCTTAGCGGTGGACTTGATCAAGTTTGGGTTAAGCCTGATCCTCAGTCGGTAAAGGTTGAGAAGAAGGAATTGGTGACGGTTTAG
- a CDS encoding PH domain-containing protein, protein MTIALEKPNQQSEINQPVDQNTVRRRGIGLRAYNPAKAFNGYTLFTPLTGQGEIYLIDIEGNLVHEWKLPYLRSCTNLKKGCKKSRDVKKRA, encoded by the coding sequence ATGACGATCGCACTCGAAAAGCCTAATCAACAGAGCGAAATTAATCAACCCGTTGATCAAAACACCGTTCGCCGTCGGGGTATAGGACTTCGCGCTTACAATCCTGCTAAGGCTTTCAATGGCTATACCCTATTCACTCCCCTAACAGGGCAAGGCGAAATCTATCTAATTGATATCGAAGGTAATCTTGTCCATGAATGGAAATTACCCTATCTGAGATCTTGCACCAATCTAAAAAAAGGTTGCAAAAAAAGTAGAGATGTGAAAAAAAGGGCGTAG